The Roseofilum reptotaenium CS-1145 genome includes the window TGGTACTGGTGCGGAATACACCGTCAGAACCCAGGGTTTCGCGATCGAATTCAAACGGTTCACCCAATTGGGCTTTCCGAGCGATTTGCTTAACTTTAGCGGGGTCAGTGATCACTTGACCATCCAGTTCACCGCCATAAATGGTTGCCGTTACTCCGGTTTGCTCAAAGCTATACCGAGATTCAGCACGACGGAAAGGAATATCAGCACGAACTACACCATCTTCATCGGTGAGGACAACGGGGAAGGTTTCAAAGAAGTTAGGCATCCGGCGCACGCTTAAGACGCGACCATCTTTATCCGTGAACACAGGGTGACCTAACCAGTTTTGAGCTAGACCATCCCCATCATTCATGGGCCCAACCCGGAATAAACCGCCTTTAGCTGGGGAGTTTCCGACATAATCGTAGAAGGCCAGTTTCTCAGGAATCTTATTCCAAGCTTCTGAAGGACTATCTCCATTGGCGATGTTGGCTTGAACGCGACGTTCAATTTCTTGTTGGAAATATCCTCCATCCCACTGATAGCGGGTGGGGCCATAAAGTTCGATGGGGGTAGCTGCGCTACCGTACCACATGGTTCCAGCCACTACAAATGCAGCAAAGAACACTGCTGCAATACTGCTAGAGAGTACGGTTTCAATGTTACCCATCCGCAGGGCGCGATAGAGGCGCTCTGGGGGACGAACGGTGAGATGGAATAATCCAGCAATAATACCAACCACACCAGCGGCGATGTGGTGAGCGGCAATTCCCCCAGGGTTGAAGGGGTCAAAGCCTGCCGGCCCCCATTCTGGGGCCACGGCCTGGACACTTCCGGTGATGCCGTAGGGATCAGAGACCCAAATCCCGGGCCCAAACAGGCCAGTTACATGGAAGGCTCCAAAGCCAAAGCACAGAAGTCCAGATAAGAATAAGTGAATCCCAAACATTTTGGGCAGGTCTAGGGCAGGTTCACCGGTACGAGCATCGGTGAAGAGTTCCAAGTCCCAGTAAACCCAGTGCCAGCAAGCGGCGAGGAATAATAAGCCAGATAGGATGATATGAGCTGCGGCTACTCCTTCAAAGGACCAGAAGCCAACATTGGATACGGTTTCACCCGTAATACTCCATCCGCCCCAGGAATCGGTAACTCCTAGACGGGCCATGAAGGGCATGACAAACATGCCTTGCCGCCACATGGGATTGAGGATAGGATCGCTAGGATCGTAGATGGCTAACTCATATAAGGTCATTGAGCCAGCCCAGCCTGCAACCAGGGCAGTGTGCATCAGGTGTACAGCGATCAGACGGCCTGGATCATTCAGGACAACTGTATGTACTCGGTACCAGGGTAGTCCCATTGACTACGCTCCTCCTTTTAGGATTTCTAAATCGACGATTAACTCAAGTGGTTTTTCGTTTTTTCGGTAGACCCTTGAAGCTAGATCCTGAGTCTACCGTAATATTAAATCAGCGACTCCAGTTCAGATGAGTCAAGACTTCTGGCTCGGAGCGCTGGTTTTTTCATGAGAACGAATATAACGAATTGTAACCAGTGATGGAACCGATTGCAAGCTGAAATCAGTTACGCTAGTTTCTTGTTGATTTTGACCATAAGGATACCCAACAGTGCAACATTTCTTTATAATTCTTAACGATAAGAAACAAAGAGGTGGACAATGGCTAATATCCAATTTGTCAATGAGGATAAAGTGGCGATCGCTGCCAATGGAGCCAACTTACGTTTAGAAGCTCTAGAAAAGGGGATCGATATCTATAAACTGATCGGCAAAATGACCAATTGTGGTGGAGTCGGTCAATGTGGGACGTGCATCGTAGAGATTGTTGAGGGTATGGAAAACCTCTCGGCTAAGACGAACTTTGAAGAACGAAAGCTCAAGAAAAAGCCCGAAACCTATCGTTTAGCCTGTCAAACCTTGGTCAATGGCCCCGTAAGTGTAAAAACGAAGCCCTAACGGACTTTAAGAGAGGATACATATCGGTTATTCTAGATAGGGATTTAACCCTTAGATAATAAAGAGGCCTGTAGCTAATGCAAGTAAATGACTTAGGATTTGTGGCCAGCATCCTATTCGTCCTGGTTCCTGCTGTATTTTTGTTGATCCTCTATATTCAAACCGCTAGTCGTGATAACAAAGGCACTTAATCGTCCTTATTTTTCACGGCTAGATGAATTCAAAATGCTGAGATTAGAAAGATCTCAGCATTTTTTATATCTCCTCAACGATCGCTAGTTACTGGTATTTCTGACCAGTAATACCGGACAATTTGCCTGAACTCGCACATAGTCAGACAGAGAAGATCCCAATAAGCGATCGAGATCGGGTAGTTTTTTCGCGATAGAGGGCCGACGGTCTGGAGAACCCAACACCATCAAATCCACATTTTTTTCCTCGGCAATCTGGCAAATTTTTTCACCTGCATTACCCATGGCATGGAGCAATTCCGTATTTACCCCAAAGACTTTCGCTTTTTGGGCCGCATCGACTAAAATCGGGTCTTGATCGGGACTGGCGATTTTCGATTCAGGATTCACATGCAGCAGGGTCAGAGAACTGCCCGAAACCTCTTGCAGAAGTTTTAGGGCAACCTGTAGACTTTCCTGAGCAGTTTCTGAACCATCAAGAGCAACTAATACCCGATTGAGGCGCTTGACATACACATCATCTTTCACGAGCAGCATCGGACGGGTACTGGTCTGGAAAACATATTGACTTACGGATTGTTGGAGGATCGACTGTAGACGACCCAGGGCCCGAGAACCCATGATGATCAGGTCAGAGTTTTCTTCTGCAGCCACATCAAGAACGGTTTGTTTAGGATCTCCTTGCTTGAGGCGGGGATTAATCCGTTCTTCATCCAGTTTGAGGGAGTCCACTGCTTGAGCGAGGATTTTGCCCCCTTCTTCTAACAGGTTGGCAATATCGCGTTCGCTAGACTTCTTGGGAACAACATGGAGAAGCGTCACTTGAGTGTCCCTTTGAATGGAGGGAATCTCTAGGAGCATATTCATCATTTGTTCGCACAGGCCTCGGCCAGCAACGGCAACTAAAATTTTCTTGAACATTGGAGTGATTCCATCTGTATTGAGGAAATTCTTCTTATGATTTAAGGATAATCTGAAGTTGCAACGTAAAATTTTAAGAAAAGTGTCAGATAAATCGATCGCGACTTCCAGAATTGTACCCGTTTATCCTGGAGGGGCTGATCCTGGCGATCGCCCCTGGTTTGAGTATCCGGTTTGTGTCTATCCCCACCATACCGACTATGCCGGAGTGGTTTGGCATGGAAGTTATATCCAATGGATGGAAGAGGCAAGGGTAGAGTATTTCCGCTCTATGGGGGTTGATTTCGCTCAATTGGTGGCCATCGGATGCGATCTACCGGTGGTGGATCTGTCGGTGCGCTATCAGAGACCTCTTCAGTTAGGGATGAGAGCGATCCTGAAAACTCGTTTGGCAGAAATTACTGGGGTTCGCCAGATTATCCAATGTCAGATTTGTTCGTTAGATGGACACGAGCGTTATATGACTGCTCAGGTTACTTTAGTCGCGGTCGATCGCCAACGGGGTAAGGTACTAAGAAAGTTACCATCAATGCTTGTGGATGCTCTGATGAAGTTGTCTTAGGTTCGGGCAGGGGATGGCGATCGCTCTAGGTCATCCCTCTTCTGTCACTTTTGGACATTCATTAGAATTATTGTTGGAGGCAATGGGCACTCTAGCAATGGGCTAAAACGTTTTTTTTGTTTCCTAACCTACACAGCTCATTTATGCAGAAATTCCTAGGTTAATCGTGCTTTCTAGCGATCGCCCTTTGGCTATAATTAGAGCAAAATGCTCAAAGGGAGTCTAGATCGTGAAAACTCGTATCATTTCCAGTCTGTTAATGGGTTTAACGGCA containing:
- the psbB gene encoding photosystem II chlorophyll-binding protein CP47 — translated: MGLPWYRVHTVVLNDPGRLIAVHLMHTALVAGWAGSMTLYELAIYDPSDPILNPMWRQGMFVMPFMARLGVTDSWGGWSITGETVSNVGFWSFEGVAAAHIILSGLLFLAACWHWVYWDLELFTDARTGEPALDLPKMFGIHLFLSGLLCFGFGAFHVTGLFGPGIWVSDPYGITGSVQAVAPEWGPAGFDPFNPGGIAAHHIAAGVVGIIAGLFHLTVRPPERLYRALRMGNIETVLSSSIAAVFFAAFVVAGTMWYGSAATPIELYGPTRYQWDGGYFQQEIERRVQANIANGDSPSEAWNKIPEKLAFYDYVGNSPAKGGLFRVGPMNDGDGLAQNWLGHPVFTDKDGRVLSVRRMPNFFETFPVVLTDEDGVVRADIPFRRAESRYSFEQTGVTATIYGGELDGQVITDPAKVKQIARKAQLGEPFEFDRETLGSDGVFRTSTRGWFTYGHAVFALLFFFGHIWHGSRTLYRDVFAGIDSDLEEQVEFGLFAKVGDTSTRKEGA
- a CDS encoding 2Fe-2S iron-sulfur cluster-binding protein translates to MANIQFVNEDKVAIAANGANLRLEALEKGIDIYKLIGKMTNCGGVGQCGTCIVEIVEGMENLSAKTNFEERKLKKKPETYRLACQTLVNGPVSVKTKP
- the psbM gene encoding photosystem II reaction center protein PsbM, which translates into the protein MQVNDLGFVASILFVLVPAVFLLILYIQTASRDNKGT
- a CDS encoding universal stress protein; translation: MFKKILVAVAGRGLCEQMMNMLLEIPSIQRDTQVTLLHVVPKKSSERDIANLLEEGGKILAQAVDSLKLDEERINPRLKQGDPKQTVLDVAAEENSDLIIMGSRALGRLQSILQQSVSQYVFQTSTRPMLLVKDDVYVKRLNRVLVALDGSETAQESLQVALKLLQEVSGSSLTLLHVNPESKIASPDQDPILVDAAQKAKVFGVNTELLHAMGNAGEKICQIAEEKNVDLMVLGSPDRRPSIAKKLPDLDRLLGSSLSDYVRVQANCPVLLVRNTSN
- a CDS encoding acyl-CoA thioesterase; its protein translation is MATSRIVPVYPGGADPGDRPWFEYPVCVYPHHTDYAGVVWHGSYIQWMEEARVEYFRSMGVDFAQLVAIGCDLPVVDLSVRYQRPLQLGMRAILKTRLAEITGVRQIIQCQICSLDGHERYMTAQVTLVAVDRQRGKVLRKLPSMLVDALMKLS